A region of the Pedococcus aerophilus genome:
GTCGACCGTCTCCAGGCGGCGAAGACGGTGCCGTCGACCGGGCTCGACGTCCTTCCCCGAGACCTGCGTCCGGAGATGGAGGACCTGGCTTCCCGGGTCGGGCTGAGTGCCACGCTCGACCACCGGGGCACGGCCCGGGCCGCGCTCGTCTGGAACGGTCGCCCGAACCGGTATGGCGGGGTCAAGGCCGTCTTCGAGCTGCTGGACGCCTCCGGCACCGTGCTCCTCGAGCGTTCCCACGCCGACAACATGGTGCAGGTGCCTGCGGTGGGCGAGGCGCTCGTGGCCGTGCGCGCGAACCTGCGCGACGGTTTCGGTCACGTCGTGCTGACCCGGACCGAGCCGGTGCAGCGGCTGGCCCAGCCGGTGCGGGTGCTCGTCGTCGGCAGCTGCGTCTCCCGCGACACGTTCGAGTTCCTCGACCCCGACCACTTCACGCTCCAGGGCTATGTCGCCCGCCAGAGCCTGGTCAGCTCCTTCGCCCCCGGCGGCGAGCCCCACTTCGACCTCTCCGCGCTGTCCAGCGCGTTCCAGCGGCGCATGCTCGACGGTGACGCCCGCTCGTCCCTGCCGGGCATCGTCGCCGAGCTGGCCGACGAGGTCGACCTGGTCCTGTGGGACCTCGTCGACGAGCGTCTGGGCCTGCTCGACCACGACGGCGGTCACGTCACCACCGACTCGGTCGAGCTGCGCCAGGCCCGGCTCGACGGCCAGGCGCCGTCCGGCCCCAGCGGCCCGGCGTTCGGGTCGCCGGAGCACCTCGATCGCTTCCGCGCGGCGCTGCCGCAGTGGCGGTCACTGCTCGAGGATCACGGCCTGTTGTCCCGGACGGTCCTCGTGGCCCCGCCGTGGGCAGCGGCCACCCAGACCGGCGAGCCCACGCCGTCGAGCTTCGGCCTCGATGCCGAGCGCGCCAACGAGCTCACGCAGGCCTACCTCGACGCAGCCGTGGAGGTATTGGGGTTGAAGGTGCTGGGTCGCGGGCTCACCGGGGCGGTCAGCCACACCGACCACCAGTGGGGCCCAGCGCCGTTCCACTACGACGACACCACCTACCTGGCCCTCGCCGGGGAGGTGGCGTCCACGGCCCGCAGTCTCTGTGCGCCCTGGGGCTGGGAGTCGCTGCAGCCGTCGGACCTCACCCGGGTGCCCGCCGCTGCCGACCGCGACCCGCGACGCGAGGCTGCAGCCCCCGAGGCCACCGTGGAGCAGACCGGGTCGCTGGAGCTGACCGTGCGCATCCACGGCGCCGGCAGCCGCGCCTGCTCCTTCTCGGTGCACCAGGGGTCACGACGGATCGAGGCGACCCCCTACCTGCGCACCGCGACCCACAGCTTCACGGTGCCCGAGCCGGGGATCTACCGCTGCCGGGTCTTCGTCCTCACCGAGGACGGCGAACGGCTCCCGGTGACGAGCCCGCCGCTGCGGGTCACCTGAGCCCCGGTCAGCGGCCGTCGGTCGCGTCGGGGCTGAGCACGTCGACGAGCTGTCCGAGGACGGTCGCCTCCTCGAAGCGGTCGGCGATCACGCGCCGGTAGGCATCGGGGTCGCGGTCCTCGGTGAGGATCCTGTCCACCAGGTCATCGACCGTGGCACCGACCCACTCGCGCGGGTAGACGAGGTCGGCCCCGGCCCAGCCGAGGACGACCGGCATCGCCCGGCTGGCAGCGCCGTCGGCGATGGTCAGGTGGAACGACTCGAAGTCGCTCACCGACAGGGCGATGCCCACGCCGCGGTACCACTCCTGCATGTCGTTGCCGTGGCCGTCGAAGACCACGGTGCCGGGGCGTGCCGCATTGAGGGCCTCGATGCGTGCGTACTGCGTGTCGTACCAAGCCATCTCGGCCGGCCGGCTGCTCATCCACGGGTAGTCCTCGGGCCCCTTGCCCTTGATCCGCAGCGTGTGCGGACGACCCTTGGCGTCCAGCGCCTCGATGACGTCGAGGGCCAGGTCGAGACGCTTGCGCGCCGGGACCGTGCCGACGAACCCGATCGTCGTCGCAGCCTCCTCGGTCTTGGCCAGGTCGAGGCCGTCGGTGTCGACGAGGTTGGGGATGACCACGCACTTGTCGGCCGGGACGCCGTGGCTCTCGATGGCGGCCCGCCTGACGAGCTCGCCGACGAACACGTAGGCCGCGACGTTCTCGTGCGCGATCTGCGACAGGTACGGGAGCGACAGCTCCTGGAGGTGGACGCGGACGACGAGGCGCTGGCCGGGCATGACGTGCCGCGAGTACCAGACCGCGTTGCCGAGCCCCCACTCGCAGAGCACGAGCTCGGCGCGGTGCAGCAGCTCCAGCGACTGCTCCTCGTCGTGGGCGGTGTGCGACCGCCACTGGTCGATCTCGACCTCGGCGCCCTGCGACCGCAGCTCCTCCAGCAACGCGGTGGCGAACTTGAGGTCGTGACCGGCGACGAGAACGCGGTGACCGGCGACCGGAGCGGTGTCCCGGGCGGTGCCGGCCGAGGAGCCA
Encoded here:
- a CDS encoding DUF6270 domain-containing protein, with the protein product MDSDYSTRQPDVVVWSSPDDFASATGWAPGVHVVMLPSGTHVDLFISGDIGVLPSGRALPVVFSGAVSARNGSRAPFFSGASLGRDLGTPLVSISDPLLAAHDDLRLGWYTGAAHDDVQGHVGILLHALSERVGRELLLVGGSGGGFAALHQVLRADYPASALVWNPQTDLLDYDPPAVAEYLAAALGRTEEQVAEMTRGERSAALAAAGIEHRVLPSASRETSTRRVVYLQNASDWHVAKHLAPFLEEGGFTHAGGGRWSRGDGVLALVSAMAAGHSAPPRAVLEQSLSALLDTSVSAAQAVDRLQAAKTVPSTGLDVLPRDLRPEMEDLASRVGLSATLDHRGTARAALVWNGRPNRYGGVKAVFELLDASGTVLLERSHADNMVQVPAVGEALVAVRANLRDGFGHVVLTRTEPVQRLAQPVRVLVVGSCVSRDTFEFLDPDHFTLQGYVARQSLVSSFAPGGEPHFDLSALSSAFQRRMLDGDARSSLPGIVAELADEVDLVLWDLVDERLGLLDHDGGHVTTDSVELRQARLDGQAPSGPSGPAFGSPEHLDRFRAALPQWRSLLEDHGLLSRTVLVAPPWAAATQTGEPTPSSFGLDAERANELTQAYLDAAVEVLGLKVLGRGLTGAVSHTDHQWGPAPFHYDDTTYLALAGEVASTARSLCAPWGWESLQPSDLTRVPAAADRDPRREAAAPEATVEQTGSLELTVRIHGAGSRACSFSVHQGSRRIEATPYLRTATHSFTVPEPGIYRCRVFVLTEDGERLPVTSPPLRVT